The following coding sequences lie in one Glycine soja cultivar W05 chromosome 16, ASM419377v2, whole genome shotgun sequence genomic window:
- the LOC114390688 gene encoding arabinosyltransferase XEG113-like, whose protein sequence is MAWRKGCEEVANSKPLFLTIYTVVIIGIVVSSFFVFSAIYSTNPPSAQSSAWLSSISSDETRVTDQTLKVSRSAAVLIVPTPSPGSQNEWPTSIWDDPPPNKKMPPLEDFRLTKKLVQQRVKDNAVIVTFGNYAFMDFILTWVKQLRDLGVSNFLVGAMDTKLVEALYWKGIPVFDMGSHMSTVDVGWGSPTFHKMGREKVILIDSILPFGFELLMCDTDMVWLKNPLPYLARYPEADVLTSSDQVIPTVVDDSLENWPEVSGAYNIGIFHWRPTESAKKLAKQWKEMLLADDQIWDQNGFNDIVHRQLGPSVDDESGLVFAFDGKLKLGILPASIFCSGHTYFVQAMYQQLRLEPYAVHTTFQYGGTEGKRHRLREAMLFLDPPEYYNPPGGFLSFKPHIPKNLLLSGEHNVESHFTLVNYQIKQIRAALAIASLLDRTLVMPPLWCRIDRLWYAHPGILEGSMTRQPFLCPLDHVFEVNVMLKKLPEEEFGPQIDFREYSILDNPSLPSEVKKSWLDVQLCKEGTQDCDASASNDTNVGGGVLKFPKHSNEETFMKVFSSFKDVKVIKFSSVQEAFTGFTDKEREDKFRNRVKRYVGIWCCVPDHTPGHIYYDMYWDEKPGWKAVPPQTSEDDHPPY, encoded by the exons ATGGCGTGGAGAAAAGGGTGTGAGGAAGTGGCTAATTCGAAGCCTCTGTTCCTCACGATCTACACTGTTGTCATCATTGGAATCGTGGTTTCCTCCTTCTTCGTCTTCTCTGCTATATACTCAACCAACCCTCCTTCTGCTCAATCTTCTGCATGGCTCTCTTCCATTTCGA GTGATGAAACTCGTGTTACAGATCAGACACTAAAGGTTTCTCGGTCAGCAGCGGTGCTTATTGTGCCCACTCCTTCCCCAGGATCACAAAATGAATGGCCAACGTCTATATGGGATGATCCACCACCCAATAAAAAGATGCCACCTTTGGAGGATTTCAGGCTGACCAAGAAACTGGTTCAGCAAAGGGTGAAGGATAATGCTGTAATAGTGACCTTTGGTAACTATGCATTCATGGATTTTATTCTGACGTGGGTTAAACAATTGAGAGATCTGGGGGTTTCTAATTTCCTTGTTG GTGCAATGGATACCAAATTAGTGGAGGCACTCTATTGGAAAGGGATACCAGTTTTTGACATGGGCAGCCATATGAGCACAGTAGATGTTGGCTGGGGGTCTCCGACATTTCATAAAATGGGGAGAGAAAAAGTTATTCTGATAGACTCAATACTGCCTTTTGGTTTCGAGCTGTTGATGTGTGATACTGACATGGTTTGGTTGAAG AACCCACTTCCGTATCTTGCTCGTTATCCAGAAGCAGATGTTTTAACTTCAAGTGATCAAGTTATACCAACGGTTGTTGATGATAGTTTGGAAAATTGGCCTGAAG TTAGTGGCGCATACAACATAGGAATTTTCCATTGGAGACCTACAGAGTCTGCAAAAAAATTGGCAAAGCAATGGAAAGAAATGCTCCTAGCTGATGACCAGATATGGGATCAGAATGGGTTTAATGATATTGTTCACAGACAGTTAGGTCCTTCTGTTGATGATGAAAGTGGGCTTGTTTTTGCTTTTGATGGAAAACTGAAGCTGGGGATTTTGCCTGCAAGTATCTTCTGTAGTGGACATACATATTTCGTCCAG GCTATGTACCAGCAACTAAGGTTGGAGCCATATGCAGTGCACACAACATTTCAATATGGAGGCACTGAAGGAAAGCGCCATCGATTGCGAGAAGCCATGCTGTTCCTTGATCCACCAGAATACTATAATCCTCCGG GGGGTTTCTTGTCATTTAAGCCACATATTCCAAAAAACTTGTTGCTAAGTGGGGAGCATAATGTTGAATCACATTTTACTCTTGTTAATTATCAA attAAACAGATTAGGGCAGCACTTGCAATTGCTTCCCTTTTGGACAGAACGCTG GTTATGCCTCCACTATGGTGCAGGATTGATAGGCTATGGTATGCCCATCCTGGTATTTTGGAAGGGTCCATGACTAGACAACCTTTTCTCTGTCCTTTGGACCATGTATTTGAG GTGAATGTCATGTTGAAAAAGCTCCCTGAAGAAGAGTTTGGTCCTCAAATAGATTTTCGAGAGTACTCAATACTTGATAATCCCTCTCTGCCGTCAGAG GTAAAAAAGTCATGGCTTGATGTTCAGCTCTGTAAAGAAGGAACCCAAGATTGTGATGCATCAGCATCAAATGATACCAATGTTGGAGGAGGAGTACTTAAATTTCCTAAGCACAGCAATGAAGAAACG TTTATGAAAGTATTCTCATCATTCAAGGATGTAAAAGTTATCAAGTTCTCTTCAGTGCAAGAGGCATTCACAGGTTTCACTGACAAG